In Erigeron canadensis isolate Cc75 chromosome 7, C_canadensis_v1, whole genome shotgun sequence, one DNA window encodes the following:
- the LOC122608734 gene encoding LOW QUALITY PROTEIN: protein SENSITIVITY TO RED LIGHT REDUCED 1 (The sequence of the model RefSeq protein was modified relative to this genomic sequence to represent the inferred CDS: substituted 1 base at 1 genomic stop codon): MATSAETLISDHQHKLVENEWTVVLPHRKNEKRKFPKLKPAIQQQTHWTPPADDLETTPEREFQLTQKMQNAIEKLENSRFFRVFLDQIQTPEASNYFDNLTGSERKLKMVIYGIGSIESFESPRLQLSLAILMKRKLGWIGDMEVFDPVISLTESKVMEHFGCCVLSINEQGRRQAVNPILFFMPHCEAELYDNLLKTNWRYNNXNKILLFGNSFEKYEQHGSMLGNPDLLDSKKHILAIQPFTKEFEICIVSDDYYRAFQGSSWHFFSLQADTNLQVTF; this comes from the coding sequence ATGGCAACGTCTGCAGAAACGTTGATCTCTGACCACCAACATAAATTAGTTGAAAATGAGTGGACAGTCGTTCTGCCACATcgcaaaaatgaaaaaagaaagttCCCCAAGCTTAAACCTGCaatacaacaacaaacacattgGACTCCTCCTGCTGATGATCTTGAAACTACTCCGGAAAGAGAATTTCAGTTGACACAAAAGATGCAAAATGCCATCGAGAAACTAGAGAATTCTCGGTTCTTTAGAGTTTTTCTTGATCAAATCCAAACTCCTGAAGCTTCAAACTATTTTGACAACCTTACGGGATCAGAACGCAAGTTAAAGATGGTTATTTATGGTATTGGTAGCATTGAATCGTTTGAATCACCTCGGTTGCAGCTTAGTCTTGCAATTCTCATGAAGAGGAAACTTGGTTGGATTGGTGACATGGAAGTTTTTGATCCGGTTATTTCATTGACTGAATCTAAGGTTATGGAACATTTCGGGTGTTGTGTTCTTTCAATTAATGAACAAGGCAGAAGGCAAGCTGTGAATCCAATTCTGTTTTTTATGCCCCATTGTGAAGCCGAGCTATACGACAATCTTTTAAAGACCAATTGGAGGTacaacaattaaaacaaaatcttaTTATTTGGCAATAGCTTTGAGAAATATGAGCAACATGGGTCTATGCTTGGTAACCCAGATTTGCTTGATTCAAAGAAGCATATACTTGCCATACAACCATTCACGAAAGAGTTTGAGATTTGTATTGTCTCAGATGATTATTATCGAGCCTTTCAGGGTTCAAGTTGGCATTTTTTTAGTCTCCAAGCCGACACAAACTTGCAAGTAACATTCTAA